The following are encoded together in the Bradyrhizobium genosp. L genome:
- a CDS encoding carbohydrate ABC transporter permease — protein sequence MSVVTQDTPAAVQGSAPEREWRPPSYWPFVIPALVVVLAVIIFPWAFTIWMSFQEWKVGSPTTFVGLANYLRLPTDPRFVEAVGHTLVYTALSVLLPLVFGTLAAIVFHQKFAARGFWRGIFIMPMMATPVAIALVWTMMFHPQLGVLNYLLSLVGIPPQLWVFNPATVIPSLVLVETWQWTPLVMLIVLGGLAAIPTEPYESAQIDGASFWQVFRFITLPLIMPFLFIAGMIRMIDAVKSFDIIFAITQGGPGSASETINVYLYSVAFVYYDLGYGSAIAVVFFLLIVALAALLLYLRKRMLWTSELGSGA from the coding sequence GTGAGCGTGGTGACGCAGGATACTCCGGCCGCGGTGCAGGGCTCCGCGCCGGAACGTGAATGGCGGCCGCCATCGTACTGGCCGTTCGTGATCCCGGCGCTGGTCGTGGTGCTGGCGGTGATCATCTTTCCCTGGGCGTTCACGATCTGGATGAGTTTCCAGGAATGGAAGGTGGGCTCGCCGACCACCTTCGTAGGCCTCGCCAATTATCTGCGGTTGCCGACCGATCCGCGCTTCGTCGAGGCGGTCGGGCACACGCTGGTCTACACCGCGCTGTCGGTGCTGCTGCCGCTGGTGTTCGGCACGCTGGCGGCGATCGTGTTTCATCAGAAATTCGCCGCGCGCGGCTTCTGGCGCGGCATCTTCATCATGCCGATGATGGCCACTCCCGTGGCGATCGCGCTGGTCTGGACCATGATGTTCCACCCGCAGCTCGGCGTGCTGAATTATCTGCTGTCGCTGGTCGGCATTCCGCCGCAGCTCTGGGTGTTCAACCCGGCGACCGTGATCCCCTCGCTGGTGCTGGTCGAGACCTGGCAATGGACGCCGCTGGTGATGCTGATCGTGCTCGGCGGCCTCGCGGCGATCCCGACCGAACCCTATGAGAGCGCGCAGATCGACGGCGCCAGTTTCTGGCAGGTCTTCCGCTTCATCACCCTGCCGCTGATCATGCCGTTCCTGTTCATCGCCGGCATGATCCGCATGATCGACGCGGTGAAGAGTTTTGACATCATCTTCGCGATCACGCAGGGCGGCCCCGGCTCGGCGTCGGAGACCATCAACGTCTATCTCTACAGCGTCGCCTTCGTCTATTACGACCTCGGCTACGGCTCCGCGATCGCAGTCGTATTCTTCCTCTTGATCGTCGCGCTCGCGGCGCTGCTGCTTTATTTGCGCAAGCGCATGCTGTGGACATCAGAGCTCGGGAGCGGCGCATGA
- a CDS encoding ABC transporter substrate-binding protein: MTHHLISRRQMLAGTAAAGALSLSGFPAYAEVNWKKYSGTTLEVILAKGPRGDNLQKYIKEFTQLSGIQVESEQIPEQQQRQKCVIELSSGKPSFDLVHISYHVQKRQFEKAGWLADMSGYLKDPSLTPSDLVESDFSAAGLQYARNDKGQMLSLPWSVDYFILYYNKELFQKKGVEVPKTLDEMAVAAEKLTDPKDGIYGFVGRGLRNANMAMWSNFYLNYGGEFLDAKGNILSDGPEGIEATKLYQRLLTKSAPPGVAGFNWMESMASFTQGRAAMWIDATGWAPPIEDPTASRVPGKVGYTVVPGGPKGHFSSTYGDGIGIAAASKNKEAAYLLCQWVASRGQGTRLIQAGGGVPFRSSIVDDPEVAKGVKTKEWLQSVIDSSKISKLGLPVVIPVAEYRDIVGAALTATLSGADPATEMKKAHDQFRPILERSEKA, from the coding sequence ATGACGCATCACCTGATCTCGCGCCGCCAGATGCTGGCCGGCACGGCCGCCGCCGGCGCGTTGTCGCTGAGCGGATTTCCGGCCTACGCCGAGGTGAACTGGAAGAAATATTCCGGTACCACGCTCGAGGTGATCCTGGCCAAGGGGCCGCGCGGCGACAATCTGCAAAAATACATCAAGGAATTCACCCAGCTCTCCGGCATTCAGGTCGAGTCCGAGCAGATCCCCGAGCAGCAGCAGCGCCAGAAATGCGTGATCGAGCTGTCGTCGGGCAAGCCGAGCTTCGACCTCGTTCACATCAGCTACCACGTGCAGAAGCGGCAGTTCGAGAAAGCCGGCTGGCTCGCCGACATGTCCGGCTATCTGAAGGATCCCAGCCTGACGCCGTCGGACCTGGTCGAGAGCGATTTCTCGGCGGCCGGCCTGCAATATGCGCGTAACGACAAGGGGCAGATGCTGTCGCTGCCGTGGTCGGTCGATTACTTCATCCTCTATTACAACAAGGAGCTGTTCCAGAAGAAGGGCGTCGAGGTGCCGAAGACGCTCGACGAGATGGCGGTCGCTGCCGAGAAGCTGACCGACCCGAAGGACGGCATCTACGGCTTCGTCGGCCGCGGCCTGCGCAACGCCAACATGGCGATGTGGAGCAACTTCTACCTGAACTATGGCGGCGAATTCCTCGACGCCAAGGGCAACATCCTGTCCGACGGCCCCGAGGGCATCGAAGCGACCAAGCTGTACCAGCGCCTGCTGACAAAGTCGGCGCCTCCCGGCGTCGCCGGCTTCAACTGGATGGAGTCGATGGCCTCCTTCACGCAAGGCCGCGCCGCGATGTGGATCGACGCCACCGGCTGGGCGCCGCCGATCGAAGATCCGACCGCCTCGCGTGTGCCCGGCAAGGTCGGCTACACCGTGGTGCCAGGTGGCCCCAAGGGCCATTTCTCCTCGACCTATGGCGACGGCATCGGCATCGCGGCTGCCAGCAAGAACAAGGAAGCCGCCTACCTGCTCTGCCAGTGGGTGGCCTCGCGCGGCCAGGGCACGCGCCTGATCCAGGCCGGCGGCGGCGTGCCGTTCCGCAGCTCCATCGTCGACGACCCCGAAGTCGCCAAGGGCGTCAAGACCAAGGAATGGCTGCAATCGGTGATCGATTCCTCGAAGATCTCGAAGCTCGGCCTGCCGGTCGTGATCCCGGTCGCCGAATATCGCGACATCGTCGGCGCGGCGCTGACCGCGACGCTGTCCGGCGCCGATCCCGCCACCGAGATGAAGAAGGCGCACGACCAGTTCCGCCCGATCCTGGAGCGCAGTGAAAAAGCGTGA